A single region of the Salicibibacter cibi genome encodes:
- a CDS encoding class II histone deacetylase, with amino-acid sequence MAKKTGFISDESYFWHDTGNGALFMPPGGWVESDVHSENPETKRRFKNLVERSGLMDQLTQFKPRKAKTEDILRYHGNEYMKKVEELSDIGSGDAGELALVGKGSYEIALLSAGGALTAVNAVMDGKVDNAYALTRPPGHHAEGDLGMGFCLFNNVAVAGKYAREVLGLDRVLILDWDVHHGNGTESAFYEDPNVLFISLHQELNFPAGRGYAEETGKGKGEGFNVNIPLPAGTGNAGYLHAFEEIVGPIADQFQPQLILISAGQDPSLFDPLGRMMVTSDGFRQIARFMLNIAEKHCGGKFVACHEGGYSSAYVPFCSHAIVEEMSGVHTDVEDPFPGALPDLPVDELFSIQKQYVANAKKVQSKYWDSLNG; translated from the coding sequence ATGGCTAAAAAGACTGGTTTTATAAGTGATGAAAGTTATTTTTGGCATGATACTGGGAATGGTGCGTTGTTTATGCCACCAGGAGGTTGGGTTGAAAGTGATGTTCATTCAGAAAATCCGGAAACAAAGCGTCGATTTAAAAACTTAGTTGAACGAAGTGGATTGATGGATCAACTTACACAATTCAAACCGAGAAAAGCAAAAACAGAAGACATCTTGCGTTATCATGGAAACGAATATATGAAAAAGGTTGAAGAGTTAAGTGATATAGGGTCCGGTGATGCTGGTGAACTTGCTCTTGTTGGTAAAGGCTCGTATGAAATTGCTCTTTTGTCAGCAGGTGGGGCTTTGACGGCAGTTAATGCAGTTATGGATGGAAAGGTTGATAATGCATATGCGCTGACACGACCGCCTGGTCATCATGCTGAGGGTGACCTTGGTATGGGTTTTTGTCTGTTTAATAACGTTGCTGTGGCAGGGAAATATGCCAGAGAGGTGTTAGGGCTTGATCGAGTGTTGATTTTGGACTGGGATGTTCACCACGGGAATGGAACAGAATCCGCATTTTATGAAGATCCAAATGTTTTGTTTATTTCGCTTCATCAGGAACTAAATTTTCCTGCTGGACGTGGTTATGCTGAAGAAACTGGTAAAGGTAAGGGAGAAGGATTCAATGTTAACATTCCTCTTCCGGCAGGAACAGGGAACGCTGGTTATCTCCATGCATTCGAAGAAATTGTAGGACCGATAGCGGATCAATTTCAACCGCAACTCATTTTGATCTCAGCCGGCCAGGATCCAAGTCTATTTGATCCACTTGGAAGAATGATGGTAACATCAGATGGATTCCGCCAAATTGCCAGATTCATGCTGAACATTGCAGAAAAGCATTGTGGAGGGAAATTTGTAGCCTGTCACGAAGGAGGCTATAGTTCCGCATATGTACCGTTTTGCTCTCATGCTATTGTAGAGGAAATGAGCGGCGTTCATACGGATGTTGAAGATCCGTTTCCGGGAGCATTGCCAGACCTTCCAGTTGATGAGCTATTTTCTATTCAAAAACAGTACGTTGCAAATGCTAAAAAGGTACAGTCCAAATACTGGGATTCATTGAATGGTTAA
- a CDS encoding transposase: MTHDAAVADSFAHQLVTSVRDRAYATIRDFDGLEDDDGFVISLKTSIYTNEREPIPRVTSDHSRVFNDYSVKTGKGKSQSKHRFRIVCFYDDKGNKLRVATNLSALSAEDLADLYKARWQIELFHRFLNQQLNRKKRIPPFTNVLQSQ; the protein is encoded by the coding sequence TTGACGCATGACGCGGCCGTTGCTGATTCATTTGCCCACCAGTTGGTCACGTCTGTTCGAGATCGGGCCTATGCCACCATCCGTGATTTCGATGGCCTGGAAGACGATGACGGATTTGTGATTAGTCTGAAAACGTCTATCTATACCAATGAGAGGGAGCCTATCCCACGTGTGACTTCTGACCATTCCAGGGTTTTCAATGATTATTCAGTGAAAACCGGAAAAGGGAAAAGCCAATCCAAGCACCGGTTTCGTATCGTTTGTTTTTACGATGATAAAGGAAATAAGCTCCGAGTAGCCACCAACCTCAGCGCCCTTTCTGCCGAAGATCTCGCAGATCTTTACAAGGCACGTTGGCAAATTGAGCTTTTTCACCGCTTTCTCAACCAACAATTGAATCGGAAAAAAAGAATACCACCTTTTACCAACGTCCTTCAGTCCCAATGA
- a CDS encoding sodium:solute symporter family protein: protein MSLTVWTTIYFIIFIIVMFYLSIRGLKKTNSAVEFSTAPRAYGPFVIGIALTATTGSAAAILGNPGFVYDQGWPGLWYAMGSYSAIALAWATSAFLLSRIGKNAQAKSMADFMAIRFQSPLLRVVTAVAAIFSIFYIAGQFAGIGLVFVESMEIDYLTGVIIGGIIMAAYITIGGSHAEILTSFVQGLIMLFLSILIAAVVVVNVGGIGTIDRTLTEIDPMLSSSVVFSDPMFGPFTGVVIFISLGLFGLSPQLSKIWLALDDEKNVSKALLWGFFGLSILGLIMLFGGLGGRFLFPDVAPDTAVLHLLVDLLPNWLTGIAMIGILSAILSTTAGLFLVVAVALAVDIYRDSIVPRRKKKISDATLDKRALVFQRVSIPIIVIAGIFIAQNEPDFITQLMWLGIGLFTGSVIPAMVIGSLWKGVTRTAAEIGSVAGFLTFIILTFVVGLGMGSELFMVPWAAAGIATIVSTTLIIVISFFTKPMDKSYVEKLFAK, encoded by the coding sequence ATGAGTTTGACTGTATGGACTACGATTTATTTTATAATATTTATTATTGTGATGTTTTATCTGTCAATACGGGGTTTAAAAAAGACAAACAGTGCTGTTGAATTCTCAACAGCACCTCGGGCATACGGACCTTTTGTTATTGGTATTGCACTTACCGCAACTACCGGTAGTGCTGCTGCAATTTTAGGTAATCCAGGATTTGTATACGATCAAGGGTGGCCAGGGCTTTGGTATGCAATGGGAAGTTATTCAGCGATTGCCCTTGCATGGGCAACCTCCGCATTTCTATTATCTAGAATCGGGAAAAATGCTCAAGCTAAATCAATGGCAGATTTTATGGCGATACGTTTTCAAAGTCCATTACTACGGGTAGTAACAGCAGTTGCTGCTATCTTTAGCATTTTTTACATTGCTGGGCAATTTGCTGGAATAGGATTGGTTTTCGTTGAGTCGATGGAGATTGACTATTTGACTGGGGTTATTATAGGCGGAATTATAATGGCAGCATATATTACAATAGGTGGTTCTCATGCAGAAATTTTAACAAGTTTTGTACAAGGTCTAATTATGCTTTTTTTAAGCATCCTAATAGCTGCTGTCGTAGTGGTGAATGTTGGTGGGATAGGTACAATTGACAGAACGTTGACTGAAATCGATCCTATGTTAAGTTCAAGTGTTGTTTTTAGTGACCCTATGTTCGGTCCTTTTACAGGTGTTGTAATTTTCATTTCCTTGGGATTATTTGGTCTAAGTCCTCAGTTATCAAAAATATGGTTGGCACTGGATGATGAAAAAAATGTTTCTAAGGCACTATTATGGGGCTTTTTTGGATTAAGTATTTTGGGCTTAATTATGTTGTTTGGAGGTCTTGGAGGAAGGTTTCTCTTCCCGGATGTCGCTCCAGATACAGCCGTTTTACACTTACTTGTAGATTTGCTGCCTAACTGGCTCACTGGAATAGCAATGATTGGCATATTATCAGCAATATTATCTACTACAGCAGGTTTATTTTTAGTAGTAGCTGTAGCGCTTGCAGTGGATATTTATAGGGATTCTATTGTACCACGGAGAAAAAAGAAAATTTCAGATGCTACATTAGATAAGCGGGCCTTAGTATTTCAAAGAGTGTCCATCCCCATTATTGTTATAGCTGGAATTTTCATTGCTCAGAATGAACCGGATTTTATTACGCAGTTAATGTGGTTGGGAATTGGTTTATTTACCGGGAGTGTTATTCCTGCTATGGTTATAGGGAGCCTGTGGAAAGGAGTCACTCGCACTGCTGCCGAAATTGGTAGTGTTGCAGGGTTTCTCACATTCATAATTCTTACATTTGTTGTTGGCTTAGGGATGGGGAGTGAACTTTTTATGGTACCATGGGCTGCAGCAGGTATTGCCACTATTGTCTCAACCACCCTAATTATTGTTATTAGTTTCTTCACAAAACCAATGGATAAATCATATGTTGAAAAATTATTTGCAAAGTAA
- a CDS encoding Zn-ribbon domain-containing OB-fold protein, giving the protein MDLTVKKCKQCEVVLHSSKNQCPKCLSDDLELTTIKGEGNIYSYTKIHTAPKQFADHVPYYVVLVQLDGLNLTGRFIGEAVQINDFVVLNDIKNECYYFKPVDN; this is encoded by the coding sequence TTGGATCTCACTGTAAAAAAGTGTAAGCAGTGCGAAGTAGTTTTACATTCCAGCAAAAATCAATGTCCAAAATGTTTATCGGATGACTTAGAGTTAACAACAATAAAGGGAGAGGGCAACATCTACTCTTACACAAAAATACACACGGCTCCAAAACAATTTGCCGACCATGTTCCATATTATGTAGTTCTTGTTCAATTAGATGGACTCAACTTAACGGGCAGATTCATAGGTGAAGCTGTTCAAATTAATGACTTTGTCGTGCTCAACGACATAAAAAATGAATGTTACTATTTTAAACCAGTAGACAACTAG